In one window of Holophagales bacterium DNA:
- a CDS encoding 2-oxoacid:acceptor oxidoreductase subunit alpha: protein MSTVPSPAAGSPAAAVVNDFSLQVATANGSGSQTANNVLLRSIFRMGVPVSGKNLFPSNIQGLPTWFTIRASRHGYIGRRRELDVLVLMNPETAAEDALAAAPGTSVVYEKKLAVEKLRDDLRLFPVPFSELAGKLPLPPDQAKLRRLLVNMIYVGVLSDLMEIDPAEIEASIRRQLGGKAKAIDLNLAAMRLGIEHAASAFPEKLPHRVARMDATAGKLIIDGNSASALGCLFGGATVCTWYPITPSSSLCETFIDLCAEHRVDPGTGRATAAIVQAEDEIASIGMVLGAGWAGARAFTATSGPGISLMSELIGYGYYTEIPAVIFDVQRVGPSTGLPTRTMQGDVLICHTNSHGDGKHPVLFPSSPEECFTMAQEAFDLAERLQTPVFVLTDLDLGMNNWMADPFPYPEAPFDRGKVLDADGVERLKSTWGRYRDLDGDGIPWRTLPGTDHPKAAYFTRGSGHNEAAGYTEKAQDYVRNVERLARKLETARGLLPGPATEDRPGAAAGLLAFGTSHYGTTEGRDLLEREHGLPLDYLRLRALPLGPEARAWIDGHEVVYVVEQNRDAQLAALLRDELPGHATRFVSVLQYDGLPLDATTVVDGVLSHRGRTGGAR from the coding sequence ATGTCGACAGTCCCTTCACCCGCCGCGGGTTCGCCGGCCGCCGCCGTCGTCAACGACTTCTCCCTGCAGGTCGCCACGGCGAACGGCTCGGGGTCCCAGACGGCGAACAACGTCCTGCTTCGGTCGATCTTCCGGATGGGGGTCCCCGTCTCCGGGAAGAACCTCTTCCCCTCGAACATCCAGGGGCTCCCCACCTGGTTCACGATCCGGGCGAGCCGCCACGGCTACATCGGGCGGAGGCGCGAGCTGGACGTCCTCGTCCTCATGAACCCCGAGACCGCGGCGGAGGACGCCCTCGCGGCGGCGCCCGGCACGTCGGTCGTCTACGAGAAGAAGCTCGCCGTAGAGAAGCTGCGTGACGACCTTCGCCTCTTCCCCGTCCCGTTCTCCGAGCTGGCCGGAAAGCTCCCGCTCCCACCCGACCAGGCGAAGCTCCGACGGCTCCTCGTGAACATGATCTACGTCGGCGTCCTCTCCGACCTCATGGAGATCGACCCGGCGGAGATCGAGGCGTCGATCCGCCGGCAGCTCGGCGGGAAGGCGAAGGCCATCGACCTGAATCTCGCGGCGATGCGCCTCGGGATCGAGCACGCGGCGTCGGCCTTCCCCGAAAAGCTCCCCCACCGTGTCGCGCGAATGGACGCGACCGCGGGCAAGCTCATCATCGACGGCAACTCCGCCTCGGCGCTCGGCTGCCTCTTCGGTGGCGCGACCGTCTGCACCTGGTACCCCATCACCCCCTCCTCCTCCCTCTGCGAGACGTTCATCGACCTCTGCGCGGAGCACCGCGTGGACCCGGGAACGGGCCGCGCAACGGCGGCCATCGTCCAGGCCGAGGACGAGATCGCCTCCATCGGCATGGTTCTGGGCGCCGGGTGGGCCGGGGCGCGCGCCTTCACGGCGACATCCGGCCCCGGCATCTCCCTCATGTCCGAGCTCATCGGCTACGGCTATTACACCGAGATCCCTGCCGTCATCTTCGACGTGCAGCGCGTCGGACCGTCGACCGGCCTTCCGACGCGCACGATGCAGGGAGACGTCCTCATCTGCCACACGAACTCCCACGGCGACGGAAAGCACCCGGTCCTCTTTCCGTCCTCGCCCGAGGAGTGCTTCACGATGGCGCAGGAGGCCTTCGACCTCGCCGAGCGGCTCCAGACGCCGGTCTTCGTCCTGACCGACCTCGACCTCGGGATGAACAACTGGATGGCCGACCCCTTCCCGTACCCCGAAGCGCCGTTCGACCGCGGCAAGGTCCTGGACGCCGACGGCGTCGAGCGGCTGAAATCGACCTGGGGACGCTACCGGGACCTCGACGGCGACGGCATCCCCTGGCGGACGCTCCCGGGGACGGACCACCCGAAGGCGGCCTACTTCACGCGCGGGTCGGGACACAACGAAGCGGCGGGCTACACGGAGAAGGCACAGGACTACGTGAGGAACGTCGAACGCCTCGCGAGAAAGCTCGAGACCGCGCGCGGGCTGCTCCCGGGACCGGCGACCGAGGATCGTCCCGGCGCGGCGGCGGGCCTCCTGGCCTTCGGCACGTCGCACTACGGGACGACCGAGGGGCGCGACCTGCTCGAGCGCGAGCACGGCCTCCCGCTCGACTACCTCCGTCTCCGGGCCCTGCCGCTGGGCCCCGAGGCGCGCGCGTGGATCGACGGCCACGAGGTCGTCTACGTCGTCGAGCAGAACCGCGACGCCCAGCTCGCCGCGCTCCTGCGCGACGAGCTGCCCGGTCATGCCACCCGCTTCGTCTCCGTCCTCCAGTACGACGGGCTCCCGCTCGACGCCACGACGGTCGTCGACGGCGTTCTCTCCCACCGCGGACGCACCGGAGGTGCCCGATGA
- a CDS encoding ABC transporter substrate-binding protein, with amino-acid sequence MRIVSLCPSITESLVALGLGGSLAGITRYCVHPREALEGIPRVGGTKNPDFDAIAALAPDLVLCNAEENRGADVAALSKRHRVDVSHPTRVADVPPLLRRLGELTETGDVAEGWARAVEEKLSAARAGRAVRFAYLIWKGPWMAAAAGTYISDLLETFGGVNAFPAAGAPWPKTDEEELAALEPELVVLPDEPFPFGDADRAHWARALPSARVVRVPGEDFCWHGVRTLRGLAAAGALLAEVA; translated from the coding sequence ATGCGGATCGTCTCCCTCTGCCCGTCGATCACGGAGAGCCTCGTCGCGCTCGGGCTCGGCGGGAGCCTCGCGGGGATCACGCGGTACTGCGTTCACCCCCGCGAGGCGCTCGAGGGCATCCCGCGTGTCGGTGGTACGAAGAACCCCGACTTCGACGCGATCGCGGCGCTGGCGCCGGACCTCGTCCTCTGCAACGCCGAGGAGAACCGCGGCGCGGACGTCGCCGCGCTCTCGAAGCGGCACCGGGTCGACGTGAGCCACCCGACACGCGTCGCGGACGTCCCGCCGCTGCTTCGGCGACTGGGTGAGCTGACGGAAACCGGTGACGTCGCGGAAGGGTGGGCGCGGGCCGTCGAGGAAAAACTCTCGGCAGCCCGGGCGGGCCGGGCGGTCAGGTTCGCCTACCTGATCTGGAAGGGGCCCTGGATGGCCGCTGCGGCCGGGACGTACATCTCCGACCTCCTGGAAACGTTCGGTGGAGTGAACGCCTTCCCGGCCGCGGGCGCGCCGTGGCCGAAGACGGACGAAGAGGAGCTCGCGGCGCTCGAGCCGGAGCTCGTCGTCCTGCCTGACGAACCCTTCCCGTTCGGCGACGCCGATCGAGCGCACTGGGCGCGGGCCCTCCCGTCCGCGCGCGTCGTGCGCGTGCCGGGAGAGGATTTCTGCTGGCACGGGGTGCGCACCCTTCGGGGCCTGGCTGCGGCCGGCGCCCTCCTGGCGGAGGTCGCGTGA
- a CDS encoding 2-oxoacid:ferredoxin oxidoreductase subunit beta translates to MSATLPAAPKTNRIGLAKADYEGAKSTLCLGCGHDVITKQIVTAFFELGIEPRRVAKFSGIGCSSKTPAYFLNRAWGVNAVHGRMPSVATGALLANPELLGIGVSGDGDTASIGIGQFVHLVRRNMPLVYVVENNGVYGLTKGQFSATADVGSTLKGGGANDLVPIDICGLAIELGCGFVARSFSGDMKQLQSILQAAITHRGTAVIDVISPCVTFNDHEGSTKSYKYARDHEEPLHEIGFVPYFDDTVAEIPPGEVRDVPFPDGSVVRFHSVGRDYDPTDKDQVLATLHRSRTAKEFLTGILYLEPEKPSFARLLNTVEEPLTTLGEERLRPSREVLAAILEAYR, encoded by the coding sequence ATGAGCGCCACGCTCCCCGCCGCCCCGAAGACGAACCGGATCGGCCTCGCGAAGGCCGACTACGAAGGGGCGAAGTCGACCCTCTGCCTCGGCTGCGGCCACGACGTCATCACGAAGCAGATCGTCACCGCCTTCTTCGAGCTCGGCATCGAGCCGCGCCGGGTGGCGAAGTTCTCGGGCATCGGCTGCTCGTCCAAGACACCCGCGTACTTCCTGAACCGCGCGTGGGGGGTCAACGCCGTCCACGGCAGGATGCCCTCCGTCGCCACGGGAGCGCTCCTGGCGAACCCCGAGCTGCTCGGCATCGGCGTCTCGGGAGACGGCGACACCGCGTCGATCGGGATCGGGCAGTTCGTCCACCTCGTGCGGCGGAACATGCCGCTCGTCTACGTCGTCGAGAACAACGGCGTCTACGGCCTCACGAAGGGGCAGTTCTCGGCCACGGCCGACGTCGGATCCACGCTGAAAGGCGGCGGGGCCAACGACCTCGTGCCGATCGACATCTGCGGCCTCGCCATCGAGCTCGGCTGCGGCTTCGTCGCCCGCTCCTTCTCAGGCGACATGAAGCAGCTCCAGTCGATCCTGCAGGCCGCGATCACACACCGGGGAACCGCGGTCATCGACGTGATCTCCCCCTGCGTGACGTTCAACGACCACGAGGGATCGACGAAGAGCTACAAGTACGCCAGGGACCACGAAGAGCCGCTGCACGAGATCGGGTTCGTGCCGTACTTCGACGACACGGTCGCCGAGATCCCGCCCGGCGAGGTCAGGGACGTCCCCTTCCCCGACGGGAGCGTGGTCCGCTTCCACTCCGTCGGGCGCGACTACGACCCGACCGACAAGGACCAGGTCCTCGCGACCCTTCACCGGAGCCGGACGGCGAAGGAATTCCTGACCGGGATCCTCTACCTCGAGCCGGAGAAGCCGAGCTTCGCCAGGCTCCTCAACACCGTCGAGGAGCCCCTCACGACCCTGGGCGAGGAGCGCCTGCGCCCGTCCCGCGAGGTGCTCGCTGCGATCCTCGAGGCCTACCGGTGA